Proteins from one Sabethes cyaneus chromosome 2, idSabCyanKW18_F2, whole genome shotgun sequence genomic window:
- the LOC128734399 gene encoding cytochrome b5 has product MTEVKTYSLAEIKAHNTNKSAWIVIHNNVYNVTDFLNEHPGGEEVLLEQAGKEATEAFEDVGHSTDARDMMKKFKVGELIESERKQIPVKKEPDWNTEQKDENSLKSWIVPLILGLLATIIYRFYFTQ; this is encoded by the exons ATGACGGAAGTAAAGACATATTCGCTTGCAGAAATCAAAGCACATAATACAAACAAGTCAGCCTGGATTGTGATTCACAACAACGTCTACAATGTTACAGATTTCCTTAATGAG CACCCCGGTGGCGAAGAAGTTCTACTGGAACAAGCCGGCAAGGAGGCTACGGAAGCGTTCGAGGATGTTGGCCATAGCACAGATGCGCGTGATATGATGAAAAAATTCAAGGTCGGTGAGCTGATCGAATCCGAACGAAAGCAAATTCCAGTAAAGAAGGAACCAGACTGGAACACCGAGCAGAAAGATGAAAA CTCATTGAAATCCTGGATCGTTCCACTAATTCTGGGCCTTTTGGCAACCATTATATATCGGTTCTACTTCACTCAGTAA
- the LOC128738914 gene encoding uncharacterized protein LOC128738914 → MDALDQIKLTYNYDHSCYYDENNKIRFDPPVYEQRYLIVLRLLELEFWKQNFKKIVEFGCAEMKFFTLLKTVPGVRQILQVDIDEELLTKWNHSVRPLFMEYIQRRLTELSVEVWRGSISAFHECLKDTDVVIGIEIIEHLFPEVLEGVPHNVFGCIRPKVAMFSTPNSEYNVHFDGLLENGFRHEDHKFEWTRAQFREWCEHICQRYPDYTVKYFGIGPPPKNSADVGYVSQLAVFVRKDFLQTLVAATVEQHANENEEHTVANGNEENAVASGNEEHAVANRNEGNAAASVPESAEGSINEEAEKVPKMYFDEDVGEIVMVREESEEAVEASVEGTNAPVCANDFDDNDLLHEEADISSDHDEPNGRDIDFYIPIERSRNDSGNYDDEPLDPSSDEYKLLYTVDYPVVEPDIRNRSQKLTDDAMYQIRKLRYNNEDQFYNYEDHLYRIPLQLVIDCMSLTTNIEELKPILVNVLLQISDDNIIVLQGDESGSESEEDFEYDLNEGSPHGEDNDHPQGPVNAKNDESNKEVAFQNDVELWD, encoded by the exons ATGGATGCATTAGATCAAATTAAGCTTACGTATAACTACGACCATAGTTGTTATTATGACGAAAACAACAAGATTCGCTTTGATCCACCTGTTTACGAGCAACGCTACTTGATCGTTCTTCGTTTGTTAGAGTtggaattttggaaacaaaatttcaaaaag ATTGTTGAATTCGGATGTGCGGAAATGAAGTTTTTTACGCTGCTGAAAACCGTACCAGGAGTCAGACAGATCTTGCAG GTTGACATTGACGAAGAATTACTAACGAAATGGAATCATAGCGTTCGACCACTATTTATGGAATACATTCAGCGAAGACTAACCGAGCTTTCCGTTGAAGTATGGCGTGGGAGTATTTCCGCTTTCCACGAATGTCTCAAAGATACGGACGTTGTGATAGGCATCGAAAT TATTGAGCATCTTTTCCCTGAAGTTCTGGAAGGGGTTCCGCACAACGTATTTGGCTGTATCCGTCCAAAGGTAGCAATGTTCAGTACCCCAAATTCCgagtacaatgtgcactttgatGGTTTGCTTGAAAACGGGTTCCGACATGAAGATCACAAATTTGAGTGGACTCGAGCCCAGTTTAGGGAGTGGTGCGAACATATCTGCCAGCGGTATCCGGATTATACGGTAAAGTACTTCGGTATTGGTCCTCCGCCAAAGAACTCTGCAGATGTCGGATATGTGAGTCAGCTGGCAGTGTTCGTGAGAAAAGATTTTTTGCAAACATTAGTTGCTGCGACCGTTGAGCAGCATGCCAACGAAAATGAAGAGCACACAGTTGCCAACGGAAATGAAGAGAACGCAGTTGCCAGTGGAAATGAAGAGCACGCAGTTGCCAATAGAAATGAAGGAAACGCAGCTGCCAGTGTTCCGGAATCCGCAGAGGGGTCGATTAATGAGGAGGCTGAAAAGGTGCCAAAGATGTATTTCGATGAAGATGTTGGCGAAATTGTTATGGTAAGGGAAGAAAGTGAAGAAGCTGTCGAAGCTTCAGTGGAAGGAACAAATGCACCAGTTTGTGCAAATGATTTTGATGATAATGATCTACTGCATGAAGAGGCGGATATAAGTAGTGATCATGATGAACCTAATGGGAGAGATATTGATTTCTATATCCCAATCGAGCGATCCCGTAATGATAGCGGAAATTATGACGACGAACCATTGGATCCTTCCAGCGACGAATATAAGCTTTTGTACACCGTTGATTATCCGGTGGTCGAGCCGGACATTCGAAACCGATCCCAGAAATTGACCGATGATGCAATGTATCAGATTCGAAAATTAAGGTACAACAATGAAGACCAGTTCTATAACTATGAAGATCATTTATATCGAATACCATTGCAATTAGTGATTGACTGTATGAGTCTGACGACGAACATAGAAGAactaaaaccaattttggttAATGTATTACTTCAAATTTCCGATGATAACATAATTGTTCTGCAGGGAGATGAGTCGGGTTCCGAAAGCGAAGAAGATTTTGAATATGACCTCAATGAAGGTTCTCCCCATGGTGAGGATAACGACCATCCACAGGGACCAGTGAACGCCAAAAACGACGAATCAAACAAAGAAGTCGCATTTCAAAATGACGTCGAACTGTGGgattaa
- the LOC128738913 gene encoding uncharacterized protein LOC128738913 — protein MSTDEFIYSVINSDNVAQFDLNLIANTLANVDSLIRQIKSQQVENENLKEKISSLRTTALQIKQIYQDEKDKNKITVNREKDYIRQLQILESRALAAENGQVNAELREKETVAELDRQLQNSKHRYDSLACDMVKNCSLLWENSLLPSDQQMRFRDVKSHVQGLIQCGKEIPEDVVASLNRKKGSRKRRKSESETRDQATITVAPSCVSVGVNTARELPCQATASTSTHDLMNNSLLETGKKPRAPLVDKSTMYCSSTITRSTCTSAFIKKVDVGVNFPEVVPKSINDILKECVVELPSLLTPILDDVLVHKESVHTQTEPLSTEISQPKIQKVHCGTNTNLRNIRRRIDYVRKMENVSVSSHLLSSIKKEESVSPTASILNLPDAFHQSEDHPGVNPQLSHLWALLGETMFRLLGSGRLFDSQCYNTINERMTMINSLIDSDTVRGKEMMNKVFAAASAAIISGEKQCGAGKGVVGRHQENPEESVYANHEKNMSAYEEGSVLMQERQEGDEESQNNIQPETCLENDINTSEIIPTPEFSTVKNVVAVIETPEFCATEVSIPSENSVSVESEKTNESSVIAPEATLSSTVNEPVLESSSLSVEDTTPVLMEQNVDPGSIDVGRVDASALEENDEIANQLRLMEEGNVSSNEVLPNIVNYAALLETSQKKILHVVRDEDSLSSSTEDEHDQMLIIECSPIRSLPRPSCTTVGNNGTLISPIKVKETNELVKDQFKTPTSPAISKRKLRERLEGTPPKRGRLSPTTEALLEDDWDRKLLCIKNYFSYPSSLIPIEDCQSSDVDENEADDKKKTLSGVRESCMRPGTVELIHSDDDTEQDLKPAANLLHLMQTQVDATITTANLPSSPKSPMEDSASGSQWNDFKVPLSIETGSNETPTFNTDSPESPLLEDSPMSPVPEIETDTLFSCDDSPMSPPIDSRMSIYNEIVEPQIIPLEHVYASHFARKQGSTPIAKTIALYSKNRRAQVLRQFPSEAALIQNVCQIIKNYISDDWTIDTLKQRSEELLGLTKDSRIISLAMIDSVISYGDMPVDVQCSPPAPPLPKVVQQLVLLAKTLNESIFNLDRVMLQEIDRKVFTLKSDKEKLEELIAVTHLYIGICDCNRLYGCTARLYIFKSLYYFNFKGLPLLYHVLKAFPHALPKKSSMHYDNSDAMVSTLRTILMNLNYKERSSDLNAHMFKKTELHKLLKFFYGYQQGSPTYEELIVNLVEKIKANKLRNVDYCLILVAKRKGYEWSKKHIVEKYLYPLLDDYLKRLDADGKLNEQVVCLIFTISSILKTSPNGQDITGFMQNLGRIVQMTNGNPMVQESAVAALLRMSRYGFADIYEWLCKWRPNYAVSVRTKLMLATFVHRKEQRFWQRLCQKTIV, from the exons ATGAGCACCGACGAGTTTATTTATAGTGTGATCAACAGTGATAACGTAGCGCAGTTCGATTTGAACTTGATTGCCAACACGCTGGCCAATGTAGATTCTTTGATCCGACAGATAAAGAGTCAGCAGGTGGAGAACGAAAATCTGAAGGAGAAAATTTCTTCATTACGGACCACCGCATTGCAAATCAAGCAAATCTATCAGGATGAGAAAGACAAGAATAAAATAACGGTGAACCGTGAAAAGGATTACATAAGGCAATTGCAGATACTGGAATCGAGAGCTTTAGCTGCAGAAAATGGTCAAGTTAATGCGGAATTACGTGAAAAGGAAACAGTGGCTGAACTTGATCGGCAACTGCAAAACAGCAAGCACCGCTATGATTCTCTTGCGTGTGACATGGTCAAAAACTGTTCACTGTTATGGGAGAATAGTTTGCTTCCCAGTGATCAGCAGATGAGATTCCGAGATGTCAAGAGCCACGTTCAAGGCCTGATTCAATGTGGAAAAGAAATTCCTGAAGATGTTGTTGCCTCTTTGAATCGCAAAAAAGGTTCCAGAAAACGTCGCAAATCAGAAAGTGAAACTCGTGACCAAGCCACAATTACCGTCGCTCCATCGTGTGTTTCAGTGGGTGTTAACACTGCTAGAGAATTGCCTTGTCAAGCAACTGCATCAACATCGACACATGATTTAATGAACAACAGTCTTCTTGAAACCGGAAAGAAACCTAGAGCCCCTCTAGTTGACAAAAGTACAATGTACTGCAGTTCGACCATTACTCGGTCTACTTGCACATCTGCATTTATAAAAAAAGTCGATGTTGGCGTTAACTTTCCGGAAGTGGTTCCAAAATCTATAAACGATATTTTAAAAGAATGCGTCGTCGAGCTTCCATCGCTTCTTACTCCGATATTGGACGATGTTCTTGTTCATAAAGAATCGGTACATACGCAAACGGAGCCATTGTCGACGGAAATATCTCAACCAAAGATACAAAAAGTTCATTGCGGAACTAATACCAACTTGCGAAACATTCGTCGGAGAATAGACTACGTTCGTAAGATGGAAAATGTGTCTGTCAGCAGTCACTTGTTATCCAGCATCAAAAAGGAAGAATCGGTGTCACCAACTGCATCGATCCTGAACCTGCCCGACGCATTTCATCAATCGGAGGATCACCCTGGGGTCAACCCGCAGCTATCGCATTTATGGGCCTTGCTAGGCGAAACAATGTTCCGTCTGTTGGGAAGCGGTCGTTTATTTGACAGTCAGTGCTACAATACTATCAATGAGCGAATGACAATGATTAATAGCTTGATTGATTCGGATACCGTCCGGGGCAAAGAAATGATGAATAAAGTTTTTGCAGCAGCATCGGCTGCGATAATATCTGGTGAAAAACAGTGCGGAGCTGGTAAAGGAGTGGTAGGTCGACATCAGGAAAACCCGGAGGAATCTGTTTATGCAAATCATGAGAAAAACATGTCAGCATATGAGGAGGGTAGCGTTTTGATGCAAGAGCGGCAGGAAGGAGATGAAG aatCACAAAATAACATTCAACCTGAAACTTGTCTTGAAAATGACATAAATACGAGCGAAATCATACCTACACCGGAGTTTTCCACAGTCAAAAATGTTGTAGCAGTTATTGAAACACCAGAGTTCTGTGCAACGGAAGTTTCGATTCCATCAG aaaattcTGTGAGTGTAGAATCTGAAAAAACTAACGAAAGCTCGGTAATAGCCCCGGAAGCTACTTTGTCATCAACTGTAAACGAACCTGTTCTAGAATCAAGTTCGTTATCTGTTGAGGATACTACTCCCGTACTAATGGAACAAAACGTCGATCCAGGATCAATTGACGTTGGACGGGTGGATGCATCTGCGCTTGAAGAGAACGATGAAATAGCAAACCAACTGAGACTTATGGAAGAAGGCAATGTGTCTTCGAATGAAGTGCTTCCAAATATCGTCAATTATGCTGCTTTGCTTGAAAccagtcaaaaaaaaattcttcatgtAGTTCGTGATGAAGATTCGCTTTCTAGTAGTACTGAAGATGAGCATGACCAGATGTTGATCATTGAGTGTTCACCGATACGCTCGTTGCCTAGACCAAGCTGTACGACGGTTGGTAACAATGGGACACTGATATCGCCGATTAAGGTAAAAGAAACTAATGAACTGGTAAAGGACCAGTTTAAAACACCGACGAGTCCGGCCATCAGTAAACGAAAGCTGCGAGAACGGCTGGAAGGTACACCACCAAAGCGAGGCCGATTGTCGCCAACCACAGAGGCACTATTGGAGGACGACTGGGATCGGAAGTTGTTGTGTATAAAGAATTACTTTAGCTATCCGTCGAGTTTAATTCCTATAGAGGATTGTCAAAGTTCTGATGTTGATGAGAATGAAGCTGATGATAAGAAAAAGACGCTAAGTGGAGTTAGAGAGTCATGCATGCGGCCGGGTACAGTAGAGTTAATCCACAGTGACGATGATACAGAACAAGACTTAAAACCTGCAGCAAATTTATTGCATCTTATGCAAACTCAAGTGGATGCTACAATAACTACTGCAAACCTGCCAAGCTCTCCGAAATCGCCTATGGAGG ATTCAGCGAGTGGTTCTCAATGGAACGATTTCAAAGTACCTCTTAGTATCGAAACGGGATCTAACGAAACCCCTACATTTAACACGGATTCACCGGAATCGCCTCTGCTAGAAGACTCTCCAATGTCACCTGTGCCTGAAATAGAAACTGATACACTCTTCAGCTGTGATGATTCTCCTATGTCTCCTCCAATAGATAGCCGCATGTCTATCTATAACGAAATAGTGGAGCCACAAATCATCCCATTGGAACACGTCTACGCTAGTCATTTTGCTCGCAAGCAGGGTAGTACACCGATTGCAAAAACCATTGCCCTTTACAGTAAGAATAGGCGCGCTCAAGTGTTGCGACAGTTTCCTTCGGAAGCTGCTTTAATTCAAAACGTTTGCCAAATTATCAAAAACTACATCAGCGATGATTGGACAATAGACACTTTGAAACAACGAAGTGAAGAATTGCTAGGGCTAACCAAGGATTCGCGGATAATATCTCTGGCAATGATTGATAGTGTCATCTCCTATGGAGATATGCCAGTAGATGTCCAGTGTTCCCCTCCAGCACCTCCGTTGCCTAAGGTGGTCCAACAACTGGTGTTACTTGCAAAAACATTGAATGAATCAATTTTCAATCTTGACAGAGTGATGCTGCAAGAAATCGATCGGAAAGTTTTTACGTTAAAGTCCGATAAAGAGAAGTTGGAAGAGTTAATCGCGGTAACGCATTTATATATTGGAATTTGCGACTGTAATCGGTTATATGGTTGCACGGCTAGGCTGTACATTTTCAAAAGCTTgtactattttaattttaaaggaCTACCTCTATTGTACCATGTACTGAAAGCTTTCCCACATGCTCTGCCAAAGAAAAGTAGCATGCATTACGATAACTCTGATGCAATGGTGAGCACACTCCGAACAATTCTAATGAATCTTAACTACAAGGAACGATCCAGTGATCTAAATGCTCATATGTTTAAGAAAACTGAATTACACAAGCTGCTCAAATTTTTTTACGGCTACCAGCAAGGCTCACCAACATACGAAGAACTAATCGTTAATTTAGTGGAAAAGATCAAAGCCAATAAGCTTCGGAATGTGGACTACTGCTTGATTCTAGTGGCCAAACGAAAAGGATACGAATGGTCCAAAAAACACATCGTCGAGAAATACCTCTACCCCTTATTGGACGATTATCTGAAACGACTCGATGCGGACGGAAAGCTGAATGAGCAAGTGGTCTGTTTGATTTTCACAATTTCATCCATCCTGAAAACTTCACCTAATGGTCAGGATATAACGGGTTTTATGCAGAACCTAGGTCGTATCGTTCAAATGACGAATGGTAATCCAATGGTACAGGAATCAGCCGTTGCCGCATTGCTACGCATGTCACGGTATGGTTTCGCAGATATCTATGAATGGTTGTGTAAGTGGCGGCCCAATTACGCGGTAAGCGTCAGGACGAAACTTATGCTGGCTACGTTCGTCCATCGAAAAGAGCAGCGGTTCTGGCAACGGCTCTGCCAGAAAACGATCGTGTAG
- the LOC128734728 gene encoding farnesol dehydrogenase-like has product MDRWNGKVAIVTGASSGIGAATAQALVKAGMVVVGLARRVERVEELKNELDESLRGQLHAVKCDVKKEEDILEAFKLVNEKFGGVDVLVNNAGVTRRTTLLKAGNTDQLREVLDTNLMGLVLCSREAFQSMKKRSVDGHIVHINSILGHHLINYPGLNIYPASKYGVTAVTETMRQELRTEGTKIKVTSISPGVVRTEMLPEDIAKVTPALEAEDIANAVLYVLGTPPRVQVHELMIKPVGEMF; this is encoded by the exons ATGGATCGTTGGAATGGAAAGGTAGCAATTGTGACGGGGGCGAGCTCAGGAATCGGCGCTGCCACCGCACAGGCTCTGGTAAAGGCCGGAATGGTTGTGGTCGGATTGGCCCGTCGCGTGGAACGAGTTGAAGAACTGAAAAATGAACTGGACGAATCGCTTCGCGGTCAGTTGCATGCCGTAAAATGCGATGTTAAAAAAGAGGAAGACATACTTGAAGCGTTCAAACTTGTTAACGAGAAATTTGGCGGCGTTGATGTTCTTGTTAACAATGCCGGCGTGACCCGAAGGACGACTTTGCTAAAAGCTGGAAACACTGATCAATTACGAGAGGTTTTGGATACCAATCTGATGGGATTAGTCCTCTGTAGCCGCGAGGCCTTTCAGTCGATGAAAAAACGCTCGGTTGATGGTCACATTGTGCATATTAACAGTATTTTAGGCCACCATTTGATCAACTATCCAGGTTTGAATATTTATCCGGCGTCCAAATATGGGGTTACAGCCGTAACAGAAACGATGCGCCAGGAACTGCGCACAGAAGGAACAAAAATTAAAGTTACG AGCATCAGTCCTGGTGTCGTGAGAACCGAGATGCTCCCCGAGGATATTGCAAAAGTTACACCGGCACTAGAGGCTGAGGATATAGCGAATGCAGTTCTTTACGTTCTTGGAACGCCACCGCGTGTGCAAGTTCATGAGCTAATGATTAAGCCGGTCGGCgaaatgttttaa